The Ascaphus truei isolate aAscTru1 chromosome 20, aAscTru1.hap1, whole genome shotgun sequence genome includes the window TGGGTTTCAGCTCTATACAGGGGGACGGTGTGGTAGTAAGAAgtactagagtgtcagctcttgggtttCACTGTGTTTTCtatgggagggaggcagtgactttaCCCCAGtactggaggggagggaggtgttaAGGGGGCCTTTTTAAGGCAATGAATAAAAAGCAGTGGTGCCGAGTATCACACCTTGaccacagtgtgtatatacagatatatacatggCAGTATACAGCTCTCTTGCATTATTACAGTGTCTAGAAAACAATATTCTTATTTAAATTGTCCCCAAATGCCCCTAAATCTCTTATGTGCCCCGGCACCCCTCCtttccttctctcactccccctcttacGCTCTACCGCCCTCTCTTTCTGCGCCCCCCACTCTCTCATTCCcttggtctcccctctctctaccccacctccctccctctttccccatccttcgctctctcttccccaccacgctctctcttccccacctcgctctctctttctcacactctctctccccctctattccttctcccccctttccccatccctctctctctcttacccaccacgctctctctttctcacactctctccccctctcttccttctcccccctttccccatccctctctctcttccccaccacgctctctcttccccaccttgctctctctctctcactccccctctttcttccttctccccccctctctttctctccgatctccctccccatctttctctccacctccatctgtctctctcccctcccctctttatccccctcctccccctttcagccctcccccccccccccccccccggcggtcaGCACTGGGAGTAGACGGGGGGTGGAAGGTGAGGGTTGAGGCTGTTCTGGTAGAGGTTGGGGGGCGGCGGGAGAATGTACCCCTCGGAGTCAGACATGGGGAGGTAGGCGTACTTCAGGGCggacctggggggaggggggcgaggttTGGGGGAGAGGAGCCCCTCAACGTTCTCCAGGATCGTGTACTCGAAGCTGGAGGTCGGACTTTCCTTCCCCTCCTGGGACGTTTGGTAATCGTCTCTGGGAACCTCCACCCTGGGAGCCTCCCCCAAGGGGGACTCTTCCCTTGGTGCGTCTATCTGCCCGttttcccacctccctgcctccccctggCCGGACTCCCCACTGGGAACCTCCAACGGGCGGTCCTCCCCCCTGGTAACCTCCATCCATTGCAGGAAGCCACCCCCCAGCCCCGGGGCGCGGGGCAACAGATTCTCATCCAGATCCACGTAGCCATCCTTGGGGGGCAAgtggggggaggagcggggcaacGCCGGGAGCTCCGACAGGACCTCCAGGGTAGAGGAGGCGTCTTCGTGGAAGAGGTGCCTGGAGATCCAGATGAGGTAGGAGTCCGCCTGGCCGAGCCACAGCTGCGGGTGAAGAAGAAACACGAGTGGATGAGCAGGAGGAGGAAggtggggggcgggagggggaggtaacgggggagggggaggtaacGGGGGGGGCAGGTAGGGCAATTACTTTACCTTGAAGTTGCCTTTGTGGATTGTGAAGAGACCATGGAAGTGACTATCCGGGGTGGGAACCTCAGGCCAGACCTTGTGTTTTAGGAACCTACAGAGAAAAATGGGGCGGGGGGTGTGATCTTATAAGGGGGGGTTTGTTGCAACAGGTTCCTCCAATAATAAAGGGCAGGTcggggctgtgaggagatgttctttgaagggggggggtgttcttataacgggGTCCCACCATAAGGGGCAGGTcggggctgtgaggagatgtttTTATAAGTGGaagaggtggtggtggggggggggggggggtgttcctatAACAGGGGTTCCCCCTCCATAGGAACGGGCAGGTCGGGGCTGTGTGGAGATGTTCTATTAAGGTGGGTGTTCTTATaacggggaggagggggcaggtccgggatgtgaggagggggaggtgttcCTATAACAAGGGTCCcccccccataggaaggggcagGTCGGGGCTGTGTGGAGATGTTCTAttaaggggggtgttcttataacagggggaccccccccccataGGGGACAGGTCGGGGatgtgaggaggggaagagggggaggtgtTCCTATAACAAGGGtcccgttctcccccccccccttaggaaCGGGCAGGTcggggctgtgaggagatgttcttataagagGGGGGCTGTGGTTACTGGGGTTCCTTACCTGCGGTGGCTCAGGGTGAGTATTAAGATGGCCGTCACAGGGATCAGACCCGCGAGAATAAATAACAGGAGGTGCAGCGGGTCCAGGTCTAGCAAAGAGGGGGAGAGCGCTCAGTGACTGCCCTctaccctctcccccacctctctttctactgcactccccccacctctcttcctactgcactccactacctcttcctactgcactcccccacctctcttcctactgcactcccccacctctcttcctactgcactcccccacctctcttcctactgcactccccccacctctcttcctactgcactccccccccacctctcttcctactgcactcccccacctctcttcctactgcacccccacctcttcctactgcacccccacctcttcctactgcactcccccgcctctcttcctactgcactccccccgcctcccttcctactgcactcccccacctctcttcctactgcactcccccacctctcttcctactgcacccccacctcttcctactgcactcccccacctctcttcctactgcactccccccgcctcccttcctactgcactcccccacctctcttcctactgcactccccgtctctcttcctactgcactccccccgcctctcttcctactgcactccccccgcctctcttcctactgcactcccccccacctctcttcctactgcactccccgtctctcttcctactgcactcccccgcctctcttcctactgcactccccccgcctcccttcctactgcactccccctgtctctcttcctactgcacccccacctcttcctactgcacccccacctcttcctactgcactcccccacctctcttcctactgcactcccccacctctcttcctactgcactcccccacctctcttcctactgcactccccccgcctctcttcctactgcactcccccacctctcttcctactgcactccccccacctctcttcctactgcactcccccacctctcttcctactgcactcccccgcctctcttcctactgcactcccccacctctcttcctactgcactcccccacctctcttcctactgcactcccccacctctcttcctactgcactcccccacctctcttcctactgcactccccccgcctctcttcctactgcactcccccgcctctcttcctactgcactcccccacctctcttcctactgcactcccccacctctcttcctactgcactccccccgcctctcttcctactgcactcccccacctctcttcctactgcactccccccgcctctcttcctactgcactcccccccacctctcttcctactgcactccccgtctctcttcctactgcactccccctgtctctcttcctactgcactcccccgcctctcttcctactgcactccccccgcctcccttcctactgcactcccccacctctcttcctactgcactcccccacctctcttcctactgcactccccccacctctcttcctactgcactccccccacctctcttcctactgcactcccccacctctcttcctactgcactcccccacctctcttcctactgcactcccccacctctcttcctactgcactccccctgtctctcttcctactgcactcccccacctcttcctactgcactccccccacctcttcctactgctctcccccgcctctcttcctactgcactccccccgcctcccttcctactgcactcccccacctctcttcctactgcactcccccacctctcttcctactgcactcccccgacctctcttcctactgcactccccccgcctcccttcctactgcactcccccacctctcttcctactgcactcccccacctctcttcctactgcactccccccacctctcttcctactgcacacccccacctctcttcctactgcactccccccgcctctcttcctactgcactccccccgcctctcttcctactgcactccccccgcctcccttcctactgcactcccccacctctcttcctactgcactctccccacctctcttcctattgcactcccccacctctcttcctactgcactcccccacctctcttcctactgca containing:
- the EPOR gene encoding erythropoietin receptor — encoded protein: MDIRCSHSYRLGTWGTLVLLLVQWGPLSRGTSTPNITAQLLRTVSELIQADSEKPFCFTWNLLNLVCFWESSRAENAMYTFYYQLDGDHNKSCDLRTVTGDTVWHVCDFPIIDIALFTLITVRVCESHNTKVYERQFFMDHVVFLEPPTNVSVEERKKPWGVRVSWIPPYMELLDKEILYQINYSTAESGVQTAEVEAGKAEFLLTGLSAHTQYSLTVRARADGVSYKSYWSEWSLPVTIETSNDLDPLHLLLFILAGLIPVTAILILTLSHRRFLKHKVWPEVPTPDSHFHGLFTIHKGNFKLWLGQADSYLIWISRHLFHEDASSTLEVLSELPALPRSSPHLPPKDGYVDLDENLLPRAPGLGGGFLQWMEVTRGEDRPLEVPSGESGQGEAGRWENGQIDAPREESPLGEAPRVEVPRDDYQTSQEGKESPTSSFEYTILENVEGLLSPKPRPPPPRSALKYAYLPMSDSEGYILPPPPNLYQNSLNPHLPPPVYSQC